A stretch of the Malus sylvestris chromosome 10, drMalSylv7.2, whole genome shotgun sequence genome encodes the following:
- the LOC126587369 gene encoding uncharacterized protein LOC126587369 isoform X2, with amino-acid sequence MIQNLDSLTNNVPNLSYSMRLSKLQQMWKPLKGLCGEVASLEVINCGFSEKRRIHETHEPQTDWCCQNLSCFCICFIRTPKMNSQGSAGDNFSDCAIACRGILQVMPSPVPHPNFCRSCSVGICEICNAIKCLLAVCCSGYTDLLTLPGSLKQLTKWLELC; translated from the exons ATGATCCAAAATCTTGATTCGTTAACTAACAATGTTCCAAACCTGAGTTACTCTATGAGATTGTCAAAGCTCCAGCAAATGTGGAAGCCATTAAAAGGTCTTTGCGGTGAAGTTGCTAGCCTCGAGGTAATCAACTG TGGCTTCAGTGAAAAGAGAAGAATCCACGAAACACATGAACCCCAAACTGATTGGTGTTGCCAAAATTTGAGCTGTTTCTGTATATGTTTTATCAGAACCCCAAAAATGAATTCGCAAGGGAGTGCAGGTGACAACTTCAGTGATTGTGCAATTGCATGCAGAGGAATCCTTCAG GTTATGCCTTCCCCGGTGCCCCACCCAAACTTCTGCAGAAGCTGCTCCGTTGGAATATGTGAAATTTGTAATGCCATTAAGTGCTTGCTTGCAGTGTGCTGCAGTGGATATACCGACCTCCTAACGCTGCCCGGATCTCTGAAACAATTAACAAAATGGTTGGAGCTCTGCTGA
- the LOC126585388 gene encoding U-box domain-containing protein 3-like, with translation MNRGDMDTASMKCLINSISRFVHLVSSQTLKHIPIQKDYRTIVDVLKLLKPLIDEVVDFKVPSDDILYKECEELDMAVNRAREFIENWSPMSSKISSAWRCEPLLITIQNSSLKICSILHRLSQSSSSGSSLTGLQHCTQEIQSLKLERVTEYLEEAVRSQSKDVMPSTKLLTKIIELLNLTSNQELLKESIAVEKERMNVEVSDVRGKLDQINQIVVLVSHIREFMVKIEGLETVSGVPIPSYFRCALSSELMLDPVIVASGQTYERSSIQKWIDHGLTICPKTRQRLSHTNLIPNYTVKAMIESWCQENDIKLTANSDGSNAISVPSPSYQVSPADSTHTDSLHCSTHSSNSTSRSSLEVGNIFEKQKKDVSPRLGGEKSNGCDSNEKGHSSPKQSYSHSRGESATSAVSSIDYAPPASIKVSGISNKHENVRRLSGEITSEHPVASTPRKQSAIPPGLSGKLCHISKTKAEGAWTDSPSYPDRQLLPFSSSGSDELTTASHVRNLIEDLKSQSNEVQTMAAEELRLLGKHNMENRTIIGQCGAITPLLSLLYSGELTTQEHAVTALLNLSINEDNKAMIAEAGAIDPLIHVLKTGSDGAKENSAATLFSLSVLDEYKAKIGRSGAVKALVDLLASGTLRGKKDAGTALFNLSIFHENKARLVQAGAVKHLIDLMDPDSGMVDKAVALLANLSTIAEGRIAITREGGIPLLVEIVESGSHRGKENAASILLQLCLHSPKFCTLVLQEGAVPPLVALSQSGTPRAKEKAQQLLSHFRSQREGAMGKGK, from the exons ATGAATAGAG GTGATATGGACACAGCATCTATGAAATGTCTGATAAACAGTATATCTCGATTCGTTCATCTAGTTTCCAGCCAAACATTGAAACATATTCCTATTCAGAAGGATTACAGAACCATAGTTGATGTACTTAAGCTTTTGAAGCCATTGATTGATGAAGTAGTCGACTTTAAAGTACCGTCAGATGACATTCTATATAAAGAGTGTGAAGAATTAGATATGGCTGTCAATAGAGCTAGGGAATTCATCGAAAACTGGTCTCCAATGTCGAGCAAAATTTCAAGT GCTTGGCGGTGTGAGCCGCTGTTGATAACCATCCAAAACTCTTCACTCAAGATTTGCAGCATATTACATAGACTGTCACAGTCATCTTCATCGGGGTCAAGTTTAACGGGTCTTCAG CACTGTACACAGGAAATTCAATCTTTAAAACTGGAAAGAGTAACAGAATACTTAGAAGAGGCTGTGAGAAGTCAAAGTAAAGATGTCATGCCTTCCACCAAACTTCTTACGAAAATTATCGAATTGCTTAATCTGACTTCAAACCAAGAACTGCTGAAAGAAAGCATTGCTGTAGAAAAGGAAAGAATGAATGTCGAAGTCAGTGATGTTAGAGGGAAATTAGATCAAATTAACCAAATTGTGGTTCTTGTCTCCCATATTCGTGAATTCATGGTCAAAATTGAGGGCCTTGAAACCGTATCTGGCGTCCCAATCCCTTCATACTTCCGCTGCGCTCTGTCTTCAGAACTCATGCTGGACCCTGTGATTGTAGCTTCAGGTCAAACCTATGAGAGATCTTCCATCCAAAAATGGATTGATCATGGGCTAACTATTTGCCCAAAGACCCGACAGAGGCTGTCCCATACTAATCTCATTCCCAATTATACTGTCAAAGCTATGATAGAAAGCTGGTGTCAGGAAAATGATATAAAACTTACGGCGAACTCTGACGGCTCTAATGCTATCTCGGTCCCATCTCCATCATATCAAGTATCTCCTGCAGATTCAACTCACACAGATAGTTTGCATTGCTCTACACACAGTAGCAATTCGACATCGAGGTCATCTCTTGAAGTTGGAAACATATTTGAGAAGCAAAAGAAAGATGTCTCTCCTAGATTAGGTGGAGAAAAGTCCAATGGATGCGATAGCAACGAGAAGGGCCACTCATCACCAAAACAGTCATATAGTCATAGCAGGGGTGAATCAGCCACTAGTGCTGTTTCCAGTATTGATTATGCACCTCCAGCATCGATTAAGGTGTCAGGGATATCTAATAAGCATGAAAATGTTCGTAGGTTGTCTGGAGAAATCACATCCGAGCATCCGGTTGCTTCTACTCCAAGGAAACAATCAGCAATTCCCCCTGGGTTATCAGGAAAATTATGTCACATTTCCAAGACAAAAGCAGAAGGGGCATGGACTGATAGCCCCAGTTATCCTGATAGGCAGCTGCTTCCATTTTCTAGTTCAGGATCCGATGAGTTGACAACAGCATCCCATGTCAGGAATTTAATTGAAGACCTCAAGAGCCAGTCAAATGAAGTGCAAACTATGGCAGCAGAAGAGTTGCGGCTTCTTGGAAAGCACAATATGGAGAATCGAACTATTATAGGCCAGTGTGGTGCTATCACGCCATTACTTTCACTTCTATATTCAGGAGAGTTGACAACACAAGAGCACGCTGTGACAGCTCTTTTGAATTTATCAATTAATGAAGACAACAAAGCGATGATTGCAGAAGCAGGGGCAATTGATCCCCTAATCCATGTTCTAAAAACAGGAAGTGACGGAGCGAAAGAAAATTCTGCTGCAACTTTGTTCAGCCTCTCTGTGTTGGACGAATACAAGGCAAAAATTGGTCGGTCTGGTGCAGTTAAGGCCTTGGTTGATCTTCTAGCCTCAGGGACTCTTCGGGGGAAGAAAGATGCTGGTACTGCATTGTTTAATCTGtcaatttttcatgaaaataaaGCTCGCCTAGTTCAAGCTGGGGCTGTGAAGCATCTTATTGATTTGATGGACCCTGATTCTGGGATGGTTGACAAGGCCGTTGCTCTCCTGGCAAATTTGTCCACCATTGCAGAGGGCCGCATAGCAATTACACGGGAAGGGGGCATTCCGTTACTAGTTGAGATTGTTGAATCAGGTTCCCATAGAGGAAAGGAGAATGCTGCCTCCATATTGTTGCAGTTGTGCCTTCATAGTCCAAAGTTTTGCACCCTTGTTCTTCAGGAAGGAGCTGTCCCTCCCCTGGTTGCCTTATCTCAGTCTGGCACACCACGAGCAAAGGAAAAG GCACAGCAGCTTCTCAGTCACTTCAGGAGTCAGCGAGAAGGGGCTATGGGAAAGGGAAAATAA
- the LOC126587369 gene encoding uncharacterized protein LOC126587369 isoform X1, whose product MIQNLDSLTNNVPNLSYSMRLSKLQQMWKPLKGLCGEVASLEVINCGFSEKRRIHETHEPQTDWCCQNLSCFCICFIRTPKMNSQGSAGDNFSDCAIACRGILQVQVMPSPVPHPNFCRSCSVGICEICNAIKCLLAVCCSGYTDLLTLPGSLKQLTKWLELC is encoded by the exons ATGATCCAAAATCTTGATTCGTTAACTAACAATGTTCCAAACCTGAGTTACTCTATGAGATTGTCAAAGCTCCAGCAAATGTGGAAGCCATTAAAAGGTCTTTGCGGTGAAGTTGCTAGCCTCGAGGTAATCAACTG TGGCTTCAGTGAAAAGAGAAGAATCCACGAAACACATGAACCCCAAACTGATTGGTGTTGCCAAAATTTGAGCTGTTTCTGTATATGTTTTATCAGAACCCCAAAAATGAATTCGCAAGGGAGTGCAGGTGACAACTTCAGTGATTGTGCAATTGCATGCAGAGGAATCCTTCAGGTTCAG GTTATGCCTTCCCCGGTGCCCCACCCAAACTTCTGCAGAAGCTGCTCCGTTGGAATATGTGAAATTTGTAATGCCATTAAGTGCTTGCTTGCAGTGTGCTGCAGTGGATATACCGACCTCCTAACGCTGCCCGGATCTCTGAAACAATTAACAAAATGGTTGGAGCTCTGCTGA
- the LOC126587369 gene encoding uncharacterized protein LOC126587369 isoform X3: protein MIQNLDSLTNNVPNLSYSMRLSKLQQMWKPLKGLCGEVASLEVINCGFSEKRRIHETHEPQTDWCCQNLSCFCICFIRTPKMNSQGSAGDNFSDCAIACRGILQVQVMPSPVPHPNFSACLQCAAVDIPTS, encoded by the exons ATGATCCAAAATCTTGATTCGTTAACTAACAATGTTCCAAACCTGAGTTACTCTATGAGATTGTCAAAGCTCCAGCAAATGTGGAAGCCATTAAAAGGTCTTTGCGGTGAAGTTGCTAGCCTCGAGGTAATCAACTG TGGCTTCAGTGAAAAGAGAAGAATCCACGAAACACATGAACCCCAAACTGATTGGTGTTGCCAAAATTTGAGCTGTTTCTGTATATGTTTTATCAGAACCCCAAAAATGAATTCGCAAGGGAGTGCAGGTGACAACTTCAGTGATTGTGCAATTGCATGCAGAGGAATCCTTCAGGTTCAG GTTATGCCTTCCCCGGTGCCCCACCCAAACTTC AGTGCTTGCTTGCAGTGTGCTGCAGTGGATATACCGACCTCCTAA
- the LOC126587368 gene encoding 50S ribosomal protein L10, chloroplastic-like — protein MEATLFSFHSSKPPSPSLTQTQPKPLLTRPATNPFLSLTPHPARHHHRLPTIRSAISRTKKEQTVETIKENLENCHLMAGIRYKGLTVKQFQDLRKVLPETTKLIVAKNTLVYKAIEGTPWEALKPCMTGMNAWLFVHSEEIPPAIKPYRDFQKEKKLDSNDFTGAVFEGKFYGPGDFKQLETMPTRAEIYAKLLGTLNSPASSLVGTIQAPARELVMLLKAYVQKLEEEGSGGGQ, from the coding sequence ATGGAagccactctcttcagcttccATTCCTCCAAACCCCCATCACCCTCCCTAACCCAGACCCAACCCAAACCCCTCCTGACCCGACCCGCCACAAACCCATttctctccctcactccccACCCCGCCCGCCACCACCACCGCCTCCCCACAATCCGCTCCGCCATCTCGCGCACCAAAAAGGAACAGACCGTCGAGACCATCAAGGAAAACCTCGAGAACTGCCACCTCATGGCCGGAATCCGTTACAAGGGCCTCACCGTCAAGCAATTCCAAGACCTCCGGAAAGTCCTGCCGGAAACCACCAAGCTCATTGTGGCGAAGAACACCCTGGTCTACAAGGCAATCGAGGGGACGCCGTGGGAGGCGCTGAAGCCGTGCATGACGGGGATGAACGCCTGGCTGTTCGTCCACAGCGAGGAAATCCCGCCGGCCATTAAGCCCTACAGGGATTTCCAGAAGGAGAAGAAGCTCGACAGCAACGACTTCACCGGGGCGGTTTTCGAAGGGAAGTTTTACGGGCCTGGGGACTTTAAGCAGCTAGAGACAATGCCGACGAGGGCGGAGATTTACGCTAAGTTGCTTGGGACGTTGAATAGTCCGGCGTCGAGCTTGGTGGGGACGATTCAGGCGCCGGCGAGGGAGTTGGTCATGCTTTTGAAGGCATATGTGCAGAAATTGGAGGAGGAAGGCAGCGGCGGGGGGCAATAG
- the LOC126587369 gene encoding uncharacterized protein LOC126587369 isoform X4, with amino-acid sequence MIQNLDSLTNNVPNLSYSMRLSKLQQMWKPLKGLCGEVASLEVINCGFSEKRRIHETHEPQTDWCCQNLSCFCICFIRTPKMNSQGSAGDNFSDCAIACRGILQVMPSPVPHPNFSACLQCAAVDIPTS; translated from the exons ATGATCCAAAATCTTGATTCGTTAACTAACAATGTTCCAAACCTGAGTTACTCTATGAGATTGTCAAAGCTCCAGCAAATGTGGAAGCCATTAAAAGGTCTTTGCGGTGAAGTTGCTAGCCTCGAGGTAATCAACTG TGGCTTCAGTGAAAAGAGAAGAATCCACGAAACACATGAACCCCAAACTGATTGGTGTTGCCAAAATTTGAGCTGTTTCTGTATATGTTTTATCAGAACCCCAAAAATGAATTCGCAAGGGAGTGCAGGTGACAACTTCAGTGATTGTGCAATTGCATGCAGAGGAATCCTTCAG GTTATGCCTTCCCCGGTGCCCCACCCAAACTTC AGTGCTTGCTTGCAGTGTGCTGCAGTGGATATACCGACCTCCTAA